Proteins encoded in a region of the Rickettsia tillamookensis genome:
- the xth gene encoding exodeoxyribonuclease III — protein MKIATWNINSIKTRLNLLRNFLSKENPDILLLQEIKCETEKFPFDELSDLPYNFYVHGQKSYNGVAIISKFPADEIIKDFPNNYCSDQARFLEIKLSLPIGFCNIISLYAPNGSFVGSDKFAAKLAFYDNFINYLSTKKSFDEKTIIGGDFNIAPFDIDVYSPKALAETTCFTEIEQKKLRTILNFGFEDLYRLIHPSKQEFSWWDYRAGCFEQNKGMRIDMILSCNNTIDYLENCYMDYNLRTQEKPSDHIPVIASFRG, from the coding sequence ATGAAGATAGCTACTTGGAATATTAATTCCATAAAAACAAGACTTAATTTATTGCGTAATTTTTTATCTAAAGAAAATCCGGATATTTTATTATTGCAAGAAATAAAATGCGAAACCGAAAAATTTCCTTTTGATGAATTATCCGATCTACCTTATAATTTTTATGTTCACGGGCAAAAATCATATAACGGTGTTGCTATAATTTCAAAATTTCCTGCCGATGAAATAATTAAGGATTTTCCGAATAATTACTGCAGTGATCAAGCAAGATTCTTAGAAATAAAATTATCATTACCTATAGGGTTTTGTAATATAATCTCGCTCTATGCTCCTAACGGTTCATTTGTCGGCAGCGATAAATTTGCAGCAAAACTAGCATTTTATGATAATTTTATCAATTATCTATCAACTAAAAAATCTTTTGACGAAAAAACTATTATAGGCGGTGATTTTAATATTGCCCCGTTCGATATTGACGTATATTCACCTAAAGCCCTTGCTGAAACTACTTGTTTTACTGAAATTGAACAAAAAAAATTACGTACTATTCTAAATTTCGGGTTTGAGGATTTATATAGATTGATACATCCGAGTAAACAAGAATTTTCATGGTGGGATTATAGAGCCGGATGTTTTGAACAAAATAAAGGTATGAGGATTGATATGATTCTTAGTTGTAATAATACTATTGACTATTTAGAAAATTGCTATATGGATTATAATTTAAGGACTCAAGAAAAACCTTCAGATCATATACCGGTAATTGCTAGTTTTAGGGGATAG